Proteins encoded by one window of Streptomyces sp. LX-29:
- the arc gene encoding proteasome ATPase: protein MAAHDDDINRGIRPGRGSDDPAGQVAYLEQEIAVLRRKLADSPRHTRILEERIVELQTNLAGVSAQNERLANTLREARDQIVALKEEVDRLAQPPAGFGVFLQANEDGTADIFTGGRKLRVNVSPSVELDELRRGQEVMLNEALNVVQAMAFERAGDIVTLKEILEDGERALVIGHTDEERVVRLAEPLLDITVRPGDALLLEPRSGYVYEVVPKSEVEELVLEEVPDIDYTKIGGLGNQIELIRDAVELPYLYPDLFKEHELRPPKGVLLYGPPGCGKTLIAKAVANSLAKKVAEVTGKPAGKSFFLNIKGPELLNKYVGETERHIRLVFQRAREKASEGTPVIVFFDEMDSLFRTRGSGVSSDVENTIVPQLLSEIDGVEGLENVIVIGASNREDMIDPAILRPGRLDVKIKIERPDAEAAKDIFSKYLTETLPIHSDDLAEHGGSSRAAVAGMIQSVVEQMYAESEENRFLEVTYANGDKEVLYFKDFNSGAMIQNIVDRAKKMAIKAFLDHNQKGLRVSHLLAACVDEFKENEDLPNTTNPDDWARISGKKGERIVFIRTLVTGKQGADTGRSIDTVANTGQYL, encoded by the coding sequence GTGGCAGCCCACGACGACGACATCAACCGCGGCATCCGGCCGGGGCGGGGGTCTGACGACCCAGCCGGCCAGGTTGCCTACCTAGAGCAGGAAATCGCCGTCCTGCGACGCAAGCTCGCCGACTCTCCGCGTCACACGAGGATTCTCGAAGAGCGGATCGTCGAGCTGCAGACCAACCTGGCGGGCGTGTCCGCACAGAACGAGCGGCTCGCCAACACCCTCCGTGAGGCCCGGGACCAGATCGTGGCCCTCAAGGAGGAGGTCGACCGGCTCGCGCAGCCGCCGGCCGGCTTCGGGGTGTTTCTGCAGGCCAACGAGGACGGCACGGCGGACATCTTCACCGGAGGCCGGAAGCTCCGGGTCAACGTCAGTCCCAGCGTCGAGCTCGACGAGCTCCGGCGTGGCCAGGAGGTCATGCTCAACGAGGCGCTCAACGTGGTCCAGGCCATGGCCTTCGAGCGCGCCGGGGACATCGTCACCCTCAAGGAGATCCTGGAGGACGGCGAGCGGGCCCTGGTGATCGGGCACACCGACGAGGAGCGCGTGGTGCGGCTCGCCGAGCCGCTGCTGGACATCACCGTCCGCCCTGGTGACGCCCTGCTGCTGGAACCCCGCTCCGGTTACGTCTACGAGGTCGTGCCGAAGAGCGAGGTCGAGGAGCTCGTCCTCGAAGAGGTCCCGGACATCGACTACACGAAGATCGGCGGCCTGGGGAACCAGATCGAGCTGATCCGGGACGCGGTCGAGCTTCCGTACCTCTACCCCGACCTCTTCAAGGAGCACGAACTGCGGCCGCCCAAGGGCGTGCTGCTGTACGGTCCGCCCGGCTGCGGCAAGACGCTCATCGCCAAGGCCGTCGCCAACTCCCTTGCCAAGAAGGTCGCCGAGGTGACCGGGAAGCCCGCGGGGAAGAGCTTCTTCCTCAACATCAAGGGCCCCGAGCTGCTCAACAAGTACGTCGGCGAGACCGAGCGGCACATCCGACTGGTCTTCCAGCGGGCCCGGGAGAAGGCCAGCGAGGGCACCCCGGTCATCGTCTTCTTCGACGAGATGGACTCCCTCTTCCGCACCCGTGGCTCCGGCGTCAGCTCGGACGTGGAGAACACCATCGTCCCGCAGCTGCTCTCCGAGATCGACGGCGTGGAGGGCCTGGAGAACGTCATCGTGATCGGCGCCTCCAACCGCGAGGACATGATCGACCCGGCGATCCTGCGCCCCGGCCGCCTCGACGTGAAGATCAAGATCGAGCGCCCGGACGCCGAGGCCGCCAAGGACATCTTCTCCAAGTACCTGACCGAGACCCTCCCGATCCACTCCGACGACCTCGCCGAGCACGGCGGCTCGTCCAGGGCGGCGGTCGCGGGCATGATCCAGTCGGTCGTGGAGCAGATGTACGCGGAGTCGGAGGAGAACCGCTTCCTCGAGGTGACGTACGCCAACGGCGACAAGGAAGTCCTCTACTTCAAGGACTTCAACTCCGGAGCGATGATCCAGAACATCGTCGACCGGGCCAAGAAGATGGCGATCAAGGCGTTCCTCGACCACAACCAGAAGGGTCTGCGCGTCTCCCACCTGCTCGCCGCCTGTGTGGACGAGTTCAAGGAGAACGAGGACCTGCCCAACACCACCAACCCGGACGACTGGGCGCGCATCTCCGGAAAGAAGGGCGAGCGGATCGTCTTCATCCGCACCCTGGTCACCGGAAAGCAGGGCGCGGACACCGGGCGCTCCATCGACACGGTGGCCAACACCGGTCAGTACCTGTAA
- a CDS encoding MFS transporter: MATGYGELLRTRHAARLLSGTLIGRLPNATAPLAVVLFVRAEGGSYALAGALSAVYGVGNAVGQPLLGRAVDRYGQPRVMLPAAVLSALGMVLFALVGLEPLPVAYAAVLVAGFFTPPLEGGLRALWPDVLKRDDRVHAAYALDAVAQEVMFAVGPLMVTLLVAAWSEAGALLVINAIGVLGALSVVVSPPSRQWRPAPREAHWLGALRSPGLLVLLGSFLFIGIALGAIAVASVAYADEHGGGMVSSYLLSALSAGALIGGVAYGAREWPGASERRLQLLVAVLAVGYLPLMLVPGVPAMTALALVAGVFLAPALACAFVVIDQHAPSGTVTEAFSWLVTTFVVGNAVGTAIAGPVIEESGISAGFAVPGAAGAVALVVLMAARRFLVPAVRPAGRVVADSAGGGTAGEAEAENDRNGAVEPGFSAGRQA; this comes from the coding sequence ATGGCAACGGGTTACGGAGAGCTGTTGCGGACGCGCCATGCGGCGCGGCTGCTGAGCGGGACGCTCATCGGGCGACTGCCGAACGCGACGGCCCCGCTGGCCGTGGTGCTGTTCGTGCGCGCCGAGGGCGGCAGTTACGCGCTCGCCGGCGCGCTGTCGGCGGTGTACGGGGTGGGCAACGCCGTGGGCCAGCCGCTGCTGGGACGCGCGGTGGACCGCTACGGGCAGCCGCGGGTGATGCTGCCCGCCGCCGTGCTCTCCGCGCTCGGCATGGTGCTCTTCGCCCTCGTCGGTCTCGAACCGCTGCCGGTGGCGTACGCGGCCGTGCTGGTCGCCGGGTTCTTCACCCCGCCGTTGGAGGGCGGGCTGCGGGCGCTCTGGCCCGACGTGCTCAAGCGCGACGACCGGGTGCACGCCGCCTACGCGCTGGACGCCGTCGCCCAGGAGGTGATGTTCGCCGTCGGCCCGCTGATGGTCACCCTGCTGGTGGCGGCCTGGTCGGAGGCGGGCGCGCTGCTCGTCATCAACGCCATCGGGGTGCTGGGCGCCCTGTCGGTGGTGGTCTCGCCGCCTTCGCGGCAGTGGCGTCCCGCGCCGCGCGAGGCGCACTGGCTCGGCGCGCTGCGCTCGCCCGGACTCCTGGTGCTCCTCGGCTCGTTCCTCTTCATAGGCATCGCGCTGGGTGCCATCGCGGTCGCCTCGGTCGCCTACGCCGACGAGCACGGCGGCGGGATGGTCTCCAGCTATCTGCTCTCCGCGCTCAGCGCCGGCGCGCTGATCGGCGGGGTGGCCTACGGTGCCCGCGAGTGGCCCGGCGCCTCGGAGCGACGGCTGCAGCTGCTGGTGGCGGTGCTCGCGGTCGGCTATCTGCCGCTGATGCTGGTCCCCGGGGTGCCCGCGATGACCGCGCTCGCCCTGGTCGCCGGTGTCTTCCTCGCCCCGGCCCTCGCCTGCGCCTTCGTCGTCATCGACCAGCACGCCCCCTCCGGCACCGTCACCGAGGCGTTCTCGTGGCTGGTGACCACCTTCGTGGTCGGCAACGCGGTCGGCACCGCGATCGCGGGCCCGGTGATCGAGGAGAGCGGCATCAGCGCCGGATTCGCCGTCCCGGGCGCGGCGGGAGCGGTGGCGCTGGTGGTGCTGATGGCCGCCCGCCGCTTCCTCGTCCCGGCCGTCCGGCCCGCCGGGCGCGTGGTCGCCGACTCCGCCGGCGGTGGCACCGCGGGTGAAGCCGAGGCGGAAAATGATCGAAACGGTGCCGTCGAACCCGGTTTCAGCGCAGGCCGTCAGGCGTAA
- the pafA gene encoding Pup--protein ligase, which yields MDRRIFGLENEYGVTCTFRGQRRLSPDEVARYLFRRVVSWGRSSNVFLRNGARLYLDVGSHPEYATPECDNVTELVTHDKAGERILEGLLVDAEKRLHEEGIAGDVYLFKNNTDSAGNSYGCHENYLVARHGEFSRLADILIPFLVTRQLVCGAGKVLQTPRGAVYCVSQRAEHIWEGVSSATTRSRPIINTRDEPHADAERYRRLHVIVGDSNMSETTMLLKVGATDLVLRMIEAGTVMRDLTLENPIRAIREVSHDITGQRKVRLASGREASALEVQQEYYEKAVDFCERRGIRTGTVERVLELWGRTLEAVRTQDLDLIDTEIDWVMKYRLIERYRAKNNITMSHPRIAQIDLAYHDIHRRRGLYYLLEKRGQAARICNDLKIFEGKSVPPQTTRARLRGDFIRRAQEQRRDFTVDWVHLKLNDQAQRTVLCKDPFRSVDDRVEKLIAGM from the coding sequence ATGGACCGCCGCATTTTCGGGCTGGAGAACGAGTACGGCGTCACATGCACGTTCCGGGGACAGCGCCGACTGTCTCCCGACGAAGTGGCGCGCTACCTCTTCCGCCGTGTCGTTTCCTGGGGCCGCAGCAGCAATGTCTTCCTGCGCAACGGCGCTCGCCTCTATCTCGACGTGGGATCGCACCCGGAATACGCAACTCCCGAGTGCGACAACGTGACCGAGCTGGTCACCCACGACAAGGCAGGCGAGCGCATCCTCGAGGGCCTGTTGGTGGACGCGGAAAAGCGCCTGCACGAGGAGGGGATCGCAGGCGACGTCTACCTGTTCAAGAACAACACCGACTCCGCCGGCAACTCCTACGGCTGCCATGAGAACTACCTGGTGGCCCGTCACGGAGAGTTCTCCCGCCTCGCGGACATCCTGATTCCGTTCCTGGTGACCCGCCAGCTGGTGTGCGGTGCGGGGAAGGTGCTGCAGACCCCGCGCGGCGCGGTCTACTGCGTCAGCCAGCGCGCGGAGCACATCTGGGAGGGCGTCAGCTCGGCCACCACCCGCTCCCGACCGATCATCAACACCCGTGACGAGCCGCACGCCGACGCCGAGCGCTACCGCCGGCTGCACGTCATCGTGGGCGACTCCAACATGTCCGAGACCACGATGCTGCTCAAGGTCGGTGCCACCGACCTGGTGCTGCGCATGATCGAGGCGGGCACCGTCATGCGCGACCTGACCCTGGAGAACCCGATCCGGGCCATCCGCGAGGTCAGCCACGACATCACCGGACAGCGAAAGGTGCGGCTGGCCAGCGGCCGCGAGGCGTCGGCGCTGGAAGTCCAGCAGGAGTACTACGAAAAGGCCGTCGATTTCTGCGAGCGCCGCGGAATCCGCACCGGCACCGTGGAGCGCGTCCTGGAACTCTGGGGCCGCACGCTGGAAGCCGTCCGCACCCAGGACCTCGACCTCATCGACACCGAGATCGACTGGGTGATGAAATACCGGCTCATCGAGAGATACCGGGCCAAGAACAACATCACGATGTCCCACCCCCGGATCGCCCAGATAGACCTCGCATACCACGACATTCACCGTCGCCGGGGGCTGTATTACCTGCTGGAGAAGCGCGGACAAGCGGCTCGCATCTGCAACGACTTGAAGATCTTCGAAGGCAAGTCGGTGCCGCCGCAGACGACCCGGGCCCGGCTGCGCGGCGATTTCATCCGCCGGGCGCAGGAGCAGCGCCGCGACTTCACCGTGGACTGGGTCCACCTCAAGCTCAACGACCAGGCGCAGCGCACCGTGCTGTGCAAGGACCCGTTCCGCTCCGTGGACGACCGGGTGGAGAAGCTGATCGCCGGCATGTGA
- a CDS encoding LacI family DNA-binding transcriptional regulator: MARVAGVSQATVSLVLGDKWRGRVSERRAEAVREAARQLGYRPNLAARSLRLGRTRTALLVVPALTTEFYARVYTGAARVAAEHGFGVVLYPSPEGIGPARDPFDSARASLDGVIASSMAADALAAVRGGGLPLVMLDSDPADAAAAATVNPDIAGGMRRMAQHLLALGHRRVTHLAADVDSWTFRVRARALAETFDAAPDTVVRTVSAALSVDEGRRAAERALRDPEHRPTALVCDDDILAAGACKAAHRLGLRIPDDISITGFDDLALASALEPELTTVRLPAVEVGAHGMSALLALLEGHPADGAELPVELIVRGSTGAPRG, from the coding sequence GTGGCGCGCGTCGCGGGTGTTTCGCAGGCGACGGTGTCCCTGGTCCTGGGCGACAAGTGGCGCGGCAGGGTCTCGGAGCGCAGGGCCGAGGCGGTGCGCGAGGCGGCGCGGCAGCTCGGCTACCGGCCGAACCTGGCCGCGCGCAGCCTGCGGCTGGGGCGCACCAGGACGGCGCTGCTGGTCGTCCCGGCGCTCACCACCGAGTTCTACGCCCGCGTCTACACGGGCGCCGCGCGGGTGGCGGCCGAGCACGGCTTCGGCGTGGTGCTCTATCCGTCCCCCGAGGGCATCGGCCCCGCCCGCGACCCGTTCGACTCCGCACGGGCCTCGCTCGACGGCGTGATCGCCTCCTCGATGGCGGCCGACGCACTGGCCGCCGTGCGCGGCGGCGGACTGCCGCTGGTGATGCTGGACAGCGACCCGGCCGACGCGGCGGCGGCCGCGACCGTCAACCCGGACATCGCGGGCGGCATGCGCCGGATGGCCCAGCACCTGCTCGCCCTCGGCCACCGTCGCGTCACGCACCTCGCGGCCGACGTGGACTCCTGGACGTTCCGGGTCCGCGCCCGGGCGCTGGCGGAGACCTTCGACGCCGCACCGGACACGGTCGTACGGACCGTTTCCGCCGCGCTGAGCGTGGACGAGGGGCGGCGGGCCGCCGAGCGCGCCCTGAGGGATCCGGAGCACCGCCCCACCGCGCTCGTCTGCGACGACGACATCCTCGCCGCGGGCGCCTGCAAGGCGGCGCACCGGCTGGGACTGCGGATCCCGGACGACATCTCGATCACCGGCTTCGACGACCTGGCCCTCGCCTCGGCCCTGGAGCCCGAGCTCACCACCGTCCGCCTCCCCGCCGTCGAGGTCGGCGCCCACGGCATGTCCGCCCTGCTGGCCCTCCTCGAAGGCCACCCCGCCGACGGCGCCGAACTGCCCGTGGAGCTGATCGTCCGCGGCTCCACCGGAGCGCCTCGCGGGTAG
- a CDS encoding ubiquitin-like protein Pup gives MATKDTGGGQQKATRSTEEVEEQSQDAQAAADLKERQEKLSDDVDSVLDEIDDVLEENAEDFVRSFVQKGGE, from the coding sequence ATGGCGACCAAGGACACCGGCGGCGGACAGCAGAAGGCGACGCGCTCCACCGAGGAGGTGGAGGAGCAGTCGCAGGACGCACAGGCGGCGGCTGATCTCAAGGAGCGGCAGGAGAAGCTGTCGGACGACGTGGACTCCGTGCTGGACGAGATCGACGACGTCCTGGAGGAGAACGCCGAGGACTTCGTGCGCTCCTTCGTGCAAAAGGGCGGCGAGTAG
- the dop gene encoding depupylase/deamidase Dop: MTVRRVMGIETEYGISVPGHPNANAMLTSSQVVNAYAAAMHRARRARWDFEEENPLRDARGFDLARESADASQLTDEDIGLANVILTNGARLYVDHAHPEYSAPEVTNPRDAVLWDKAGERIMAEAAQRASQLPGAQPIHLYKNNTDNKGASYGTHENYLMKRETPFSDIVRHLTPFFVSRQVVTGAGRVGIGQDGHEHGFQISQRADYFEVEVGLETTLKRPIINTRDEPHADAEKYRRLHVIIGDANLSEISTYLKLGTTALVLSMIEDGFIAADLAVDQPVRTLHQISHDPSLRHLVSLRSGRTLTAVQLQMEYFELARKYVEDRFGADADEQTRDVLARWEDVLNRLENDPMSLAGELDWIAKREVLEGYRRRDGLDWDAARLHLVDLQYADVRSEKGLYNRLVARGRMKRLLDEGDVERARSKPPEDTRAYFRGRCLEQYADDVAAASWDSVIFDLPGRDSLQRVPTLEPLRGTRNHVKELLDRCRTAEDLVRVLSGG; encoded by the coding sequence ATGACCGTACGGCGCGTAATGGGCATCGAGACGGAGTACGGGATCTCCGTCCCCGGCCACCCGAATGCCAATGCCATGCTCACCTCATCCCAGGTCGTCAACGCGTACGCGGCGGCGATGCACCGGGCGCGCCGCGCCCGCTGGGACTTCGAGGAGGAGAACCCCCTGCGGGACGCCCGCGGCTTCGACCTCGCGCGCGAGTCCGCGGACGCCAGCCAGCTCACCGACGAGGACATCGGCCTGGCCAACGTCATCCTCACCAATGGCGCGCGGCTCTACGTGGACCACGCGCACCCCGAGTACAGCGCCCCCGAGGTGACCAATCCGCGAGACGCCGTGCTGTGGGACAAGGCCGGCGAGCGCATCATGGCCGAGGCGGCCCAGCGCGCCTCCCAGCTCCCGGGCGCCCAGCCCATCCACCTGTACAAGAACAACACCGACAACAAGGGCGCCTCCTACGGCACGCACGAGAACTACCTGATGAAGCGGGAGACGCCGTTCTCCGACATCGTGCGCCATCTGACGCCCTTCTTCGTCTCGCGACAGGTGGTGACCGGGGCGGGACGCGTCGGAATCGGCCAGGACGGCCACGAGCACGGCTTCCAGATCAGTCAGCGCGCGGACTACTTCGAGGTCGAGGTGGGTCTGGAGACCACCCTCAAGCGCCCGATCATCAACACCCGCGACGAGCCGCACGCGGACGCCGAGAAGTACCGCAGACTTCACGTCATCATCGGTGACGCCAACCTCTCCGAGATCTCGACCTACCTCAAGCTGGGCACCACCGCGCTGGTGCTGTCGATGATCGAGGACGGCTTCATCGCCGCCGACCTGGCCGTGGACCAGCCCGTGCGCACCCTGCACCAGATCTCCCACGACCCGTCGCTGCGGCATCTGGTCTCGCTGCGCAGCGGTCGCACGCTCACCGCGGTCCAACTGCAGATGGAGTACTTCGAGCTGGCCCGCAAGTACGTCGAGGACCGCTTCGGCGCGGACGCCGACGAGCAGACCCGCGATGTGCTGGCCCGCTGGGAGGACGTGCTGAACCGGCTGGAGAACGATCCGATGAGCCTGGCCGGCGAGCTGGACTGGATCGCCAAGCGCGAGGTGCTCGAGGGCTACCGGCGCCGCGACGGGCTGGACTGGGACGCCGCGCGGCTCCACCTGGTGGACCTCCAGTACGCCGATGTGCGCTCCGAGAAGGGCCTGTACAACCGTCTGGTTGCGCGCGGCAGGATGAAGCGGCTGCTGGACGAGGGGGACGTGGAGCGGGCCCGGAGTAAGCCGCCGGAGGACACCCGGGCGTACTTCCGGGGCCGCTGCCTGGAGCAGTACGCCGACGACGTGGCGGCGGCCTCCTGGGACTCGGTGATCTTCGATCTGCCCGGCCGTGACTCTCTGCAACGAGTCCCCACCCTGGAGCCACTGCGCGGGACGCGCAACCACGTCAAGGAGCTCCTGGACCGCTGCCGCACCGCGGAGGACCTGGTGCGGGTCCTCTCGGGCGGCTGA
- the prcA gene encoding proteasome subunit alpha: MTTPFYVSPQQAMADRAEYARKGIARGRSVVVLQYADGIVFVAENPSRALHKVSEIYDRIAFAAVGKYNEFENLRIGGVRYADLRGYTYDRDDVTARGLANVYAQTLGTIFSSAAEKPYEVELIVAEVGDGPEDDQIYRLPHDGSIVDEHGSVAVGGNADQISNYLGQRHREGMTLAEALKLAVESLTRDANGSERSLTAEQLEVAVLDRTRPQQRKFKRILGRQLSRLIEPETASEAAEEQADTAEDAADAEE; encoded by the coding sequence GTGACGACGCCGTTCTATGTATCACCTCAGCAGGCCATGGCCGACCGCGCCGAGTACGCCCGCAAGGGCATCGCGCGCGGCCGCAGCGTGGTCGTGCTGCAGTACGCCGACGGCATCGTGTTCGTCGCGGAGAACCCGTCCCGCGCACTGCACAAGGTCAGCGAGATCTACGACCGCATCGCCTTCGCCGCAGTCGGCAAGTACAACGAGTTCGAGAACCTGCGCATCGGCGGAGTCCGCTACGCCGACCTGCGCGGATACACCTACGACCGCGATGACGTGACGGCCCGTGGCCTGGCCAACGTCTACGCGCAGACGCTGGGCACCATCTTCTCCAGCGCCGCCGAGAAGCCGTACGAGGTGGAGCTGATCGTCGCCGAGGTCGGGGACGGCCCCGAGGACGACCAGATCTACCGGCTGCCGCACGACGGCTCCATCGTCGACGAGCACGGTTCGGTCGCGGTCGGTGGCAACGCCGACCAGATCAGCAACTACCTCGGCCAGCGCCACCGGGAGGGCATGACCCTCGCCGAGGCGCTCAAGCTGGCCGTGGAGTCCCTGACCCGCGACGCCAACGGCAGCGAGCGCAGCCTCACCGCCGAGCAGCTGGAGGTGGCGGTCCTGGACCGTACCCGCCCCCAGCAGCGCAAGTTCAAGCGCATCCTCGGCCGCCAGCTCTCCCGCCTCATCGAGCCGGAGACCGCCTCCGAGGCCGCCGAGGAGCAGGCGGACACCGCTGAGGACGCCGCGGACGCCGAGGAGTAG
- a CDS encoding tRNA (adenine-N1)-methyltransferase, translated as MSEPTGAARRRGPFQVGDQVQLTDPKGRHYTFTLEAGKNFHTHKGSFPHDELIGAPEGTVVRTTGNVAYLALRPLLPDYVLSMPRGAAVVYPKDAGQILAMADIFPGARVVEAGVGSGSLSTFLLRAIGDQGMLHSYERRADFAEIAKANVERYFGSPHPAWQLTVGDLQDNLSDTEVDRVILDMLAPWECLEVVSKALVPGGILCAYVATTTQMARTVEAIREHGTFNEPSAWETMVRTWHVEGLAVRPDHRMIGHTGFLLTARRLADGVEPPLRRRRPAKGAYGEDYAGWGAGKDGASEGRAGSAERG; from the coding sequence ATGTCCGAACCGACCGGTGCCGCCCGCCGTCGCGGGCCCTTTCAGGTCGGGGACCAGGTCCAGCTCACCGACCCCAAGGGACGCCACTACACCTTCACGCTCGAGGCCGGGAAGAATTTCCACACCCACAAGGGTTCCTTCCCCCATGACGAGCTGATCGGTGCTCCCGAGGGCACCGTCGTGCGTACCACGGGAAACGTCGCGTACCTCGCGCTGCGCCCCCTGCTCCCCGACTACGTCCTGTCCATGCCGCGCGGCGCAGCCGTGGTCTACCCCAAGGACGCGGGGCAGATCCTGGCGATGGCCGACATCTTCCCCGGCGCGCGTGTCGTCGAGGCGGGCGTCGGCTCCGGCTCGCTCAGCACCTTCCTGCTGCGCGCCATCGGCGACCAGGGCATGCTGCACTCCTATGAGCGCCGCGCCGACTTCGCCGAGATCGCCAAGGCCAATGTGGAGCGTTACTTCGGCTCTCCGCACCCGGCCTGGCAGCTCACCGTGGGTGACCTTCAGGACAACCTGTCGGACACCGAGGTCGACCGGGTGATCCTGGACATGCTGGCGCCCTGGGAGTGCCTGGAGGTCGTCTCCAAGGCGCTGGTGCCCGGCGGCATCCTGTGCGCCTATGTGGCCACCACGACCCAGATGGCCCGCACCGTCGAGGCGATCCGGGAGCACGGCACCTTCAACGAGCCGAGCGCCTGGGAGACCATGGTGCGCACCTGGCACGTGGAGGGCCTGGCGGTCCGCCCCGACCACCGCATGATCGGCCACACGGGCTTCCTGCTCACCGCCCGCCGGCTCGCGGACGGCGTGGAGCCGCCGCTGCGCCGCCGTCGCCCGGCCAAGGGCGCCTACGGCGAGGACTACGCCGGATGGGGCGCGGGCAAGGACGGCGCGTCCGAGGGGCGTGCCGGGTCCGCCGAGCGCGGCTGA
- the prcB gene encoding proteasome subunit beta — protein MPAAFLTPGSSSFMDFLGSHAPELLPGNRPLPPVQGVIEAPHGTTIVAASFPGGVVLAGDRRATMGNVIAQRDIEKVFPADEYSAVGIAGTAGLAVEMVKLFQLELEHFEKVEGVQLSLEGKANRLSTMIRGNLGMAMQGLAVVPLFAGWDVDREKGRIFSYDVTGGRSEEHGYAATGSGSIFARGALKKLYREDLTENQAATAVVQALYDAADDDSATGGPDLARRIYPIVTVISEEGFKRLTEAEVSEIARAVHEQRLEQPDGPRAALL, from the coding sequence CTGCCAGCGGCCTTCCTGACGCCCGGCTCGTCCTCGTTCATGGACTTCCTCGGCTCGCACGCGCCGGAGCTGCTGCCGGGCAACCGGCCGCTGCCGCCGGTGCAGGGCGTCATCGAGGCCCCGCACGGGACCACGATCGTCGCCGCGAGCTTCCCCGGCGGTGTGGTGCTCGCCGGTGACCGGCGCGCCACGATGGGCAACGTCATCGCGCAGCGCGACATCGAGAAGGTCTTCCCCGCGGACGAGTACTCGGCCGTCGGCATCGCCGGCACCGCGGGCCTCGCCGTGGAGATGGTCAAGCTCTTCCAGTTGGAGCTGGAGCACTTCGAGAAGGTGGAGGGCGTCCAGCTCTCCCTGGAGGGCAAGGCGAACCGGCTCTCCACGATGATCCGCGGCAACCTCGGCATGGCCATGCAGGGGCTCGCCGTGGTGCCGCTCTTCGCGGGCTGGGACGTCGACCGGGAGAAGGGGCGGATCTTCTCGTACGACGTCACCGGCGGCCGCTCCGAGGAACACGGCTACGCGGCCACCGGCTCCGGCTCGATCTTCGCGCGCGGCGCCCTGAAGAAGCTCTACCGCGAAGACCTGACGGAGAATCAGGCGGCCACCGCCGTCGTGCAGGCGCTCTACGACGCCGCCGACGACGACTCGGCGACCGGCGGGCCGGACCTGGCCCGACGGATCTACCCGATCGTCACGGTGATCAGCGAAGAGGGCTTCAAGCGGCTCACCGAGGCCGAGGTGTCCGAGATCGCCCGCGCCGTCCACGAGCAGCGGCTCGAACAGCCGGACGGCCCGCGCGCGGCGCTCCTCTGA
- a CDS encoding ferredoxin: MTAQGEDLGDGAALEVWIDQDLCTGDGICAQYAPEVFELDIDGLAYVKSAEDELLQEKGATTPVPLPLLTEVVDSAKECPGDCIHVRRVSDKVEVYGPDVD; this comes from the coding sequence ATGACCGCGCAAGGGGAAGATCTCGGGGACGGCGCTGCCCTGGAGGTCTGGATCGACCAGGACCTGTGCACCGGCGACGGGATCTGCGCGCAGTACGCACCCGAGGTCTTTGAGCTGGACATCGACGGACTCGCCTATGTCAAGAGCGCCGAAGACGAGCTCCTTCAAGAGAAGGGTGCCACGACGCCGGTGCCGCTGCCGCTGCTGACCGAGGTGGTCGACTCCGCCAAGGAGTGCCCGGGCGACTGCATCCACGTGCGTCGGGTTTCGGACAAGGTCGAGGTCTACGGGCCCGACGTGGACTAG